A region from the Sandaracinus amylolyticus genome encodes:
- a CDS encoding carboxymuconolactone decarboxylase family protein, producing MSRFPDPLSPPYAPEVEAALTEMMPRGAPVPPLALFRFFAHHPALMEVMRPFARVLLGARGAALAPRDREIVILRATARARCEYEWGVHVAFFASRVGLDDATVRATVHGPIDGLGARDRLLVRAVDALHEDATLDDTLRAELATVLSPEQIVELLVLAGWYRTIACVANGAGLANEPWAPSFP from the coding sequence ATGTCGCGCTTCCCCGATCCGCTCTCGCCGCCCTACGCGCCCGAGGTCGAAGCCGCGCTCACCGAGATGATGCCGCGCGGCGCGCCGGTCCCGCCGCTCGCGCTGTTCCGCTTCTTCGCGCACCACCCGGCGCTGATGGAGGTGATGCGCCCGTTCGCGCGCGTGCTCCTCGGTGCACGCGGGGCCGCGCTGGCGCCGCGCGATCGCGAGATCGTGATCCTGCGCGCGACGGCGCGTGCGCGCTGCGAGTACGAGTGGGGCGTGCACGTCGCGTTCTTCGCGTCGCGCGTCGGGCTCGACGACGCGACGGTGCGCGCGACGGTACACGGCCCGATCGACGGGCTCGGAGCGCGCGATCGCTTGCTGGTGCGCGCCGTCGACGCGCTGCACGAGGATGCGACGCTCGACGACACGCTGCGCGCGGAGCTCGCGACCGTGCTGAGCCCGGAGCAGATCGTCGAGCTGCTCGTGCTCGCGGGCTGGTATCGCACGATCGCGTGCGTGGCGAACGGCGCCGGGCTCGCGAACGAGCCGTGGGCGCCGTCGTTCCCTTAG
- the dprA gene encoding DNA-processing protein DprA translates to MRTHDLSHHAFDFLPSDPAWPACLEELPDPPAKLRVAGELPFLDRAVAIVGTRRASDDALELARRMGRDLAAAGFVVVSGGAEGIDAAAHHGALEAEGRSIAVLASGLSRPYPRAHASLFERIAASGAVVTEAADDEDPRAHTFLSRNRLIAALSRAVIVVQAPARSGALSTAGHARISGRPLFAVPWAVDDVRGEGGVALLARNQARACRHADDVIEALTGERVARPRRAARAPRTRLDEDQQVVIEALRARPSHVDDLVRTTGLPASRVQTTLTTLMLLGLAVPDERGAFRRMR, encoded by the coding sequence GTGCGTACCCACGACCTCTCCCATCACGCGTTCGACTTCCTTCCTTCCGACCCCGCGTGGCCCGCGTGCCTCGAGGAGCTCCCGGACCCCCCGGCGAAGCTCCGCGTCGCAGGCGAGCTGCCCTTCCTCGACCGCGCCGTCGCGATCGTCGGCACACGCCGGGCGAGCGACGACGCGCTCGAGCTCGCACGACGGATGGGCCGCGACCTCGCCGCGGCCGGCTTCGTCGTCGTCTCCGGTGGCGCGGAGGGCATCGACGCCGCCGCGCACCACGGCGCGCTCGAAGCCGAGGGCCGCAGCATCGCGGTGCTCGCGTCCGGGCTGTCGCGTCCGTATCCGCGCGCCCACGCGTCGCTCTTCGAGCGCATCGCGGCTTCCGGCGCGGTGGTCACCGAGGCCGCCGACGACGAAGATCCGCGCGCCCACACGTTCCTCTCGCGCAACCGCCTGATCGCCGCGCTCTCTCGCGCCGTCATCGTCGTGCAGGCGCCGGCGCGCTCCGGCGCGCTCTCGACCGCGGGCCACGCGCGCATCTCGGGACGCCCGCTGTTCGCCGTGCCGTGGGCCGTCGACGACGTGCGTGGCGAAGGGGGCGTCGCGCTGCTCGCGCGCAACCAGGCGCGCGCGTGCCGCCACGCGGACGACGTGATCGAAGCGCTCACCGGCGAGCGCGTGGCGCGTCCGCGCCGTGCGGCCCGCGCGCCGCGCACGCGCCTCGACGAGGATCAGCAAGTCGTGATCGAAGCGCTGCGCGCGCGTCCCTCGCACGTCGACGACCTCGTGCGCACGACGGGGCTTCCCGCGTCGCGCGTGCAGACCACGCTGACCACGCTGATGCTGCTCGGCCTCGCCGTGCCCGACGAGCGCGGCGCGTTCCGGCGGATGCGGTGA
- a CDS encoding serine/threonine-protein kinase → MTRLGLGTVDFAISQDRDLTQRRLALFFTLVGGLEVTLWVLQASVLAVFDAARLSWMLQHYVAYLHLVLGCSLLGLSKLVRSRPWRYETLQRFDAGVVIGLGVIFGSLPSLGQAQWRPELAGLLAISFLLFVRSAIVPSDTTRTGVLGVIVCIPIVLSTWLIHSQPDRPADWPSPALFVAGTIVWAFAATKASSVVSHVIYGLHRQVREALTLGQYTLEEKIGEGGMGVVYRARHALMRRPTAIKLLRAERGPQAIARFEREVQMTSRLTHPNTIAIYDYGHTPDGIFYYVMEHLDGFDLEHVVRAEGPMHPGRVVHVLRQAAEALGEAHALGLIHRDVKPGNLLICERGGRPDFVKVLDFGLVREIDGGAPAFSQTEALQGTPLYMSPEQIREPHAIDGRSDVYSLGAVAYFLLTGEPVFEGKNVVEVCGHHLHSRPVRPSVRVGRPLPEKLEALVMRCLEKDPAARPASAAALIEMLEACEVPEWTGADARQWWRERAPELRRSSSERHSVRPVTLAVDLDKRDAA, encoded by the coding sequence ATGACCCGGCTGGGGCTGGGCACCGTCGACTTCGCGATCTCGCAGGATCGTGATCTCACGCAGCGGCGTCTCGCGCTCTTCTTCACGCTCGTCGGTGGCCTCGAGGTCACGCTCTGGGTGCTGCAGGCGAGCGTGCTCGCGGTGTTCGATGCCGCGCGCCTCTCGTGGATGCTGCAGCACTACGTCGCGTACCTGCACCTCGTGCTCGGCTGCTCGCTCCTCGGGCTCTCGAAGCTCGTGCGGTCGCGGCCGTGGCGCTACGAGACGCTGCAGCGCTTCGACGCGGGCGTGGTGATCGGCCTCGGCGTGATCTTCGGCAGCTTGCCGAGCCTCGGTCAGGCGCAGTGGCGCCCCGAGCTCGCGGGCCTGCTCGCGATCAGCTTCCTGCTCTTCGTGCGGAGCGCGATCGTGCCGAGCGACACCACGCGCACCGGCGTCCTCGGGGTGATCGTCTGCATCCCGATCGTGCTCAGCACCTGGCTCATCCACTCGCAGCCGGACCGGCCCGCGGACTGGCCCTCGCCGGCGCTCTTCGTCGCGGGGACGATCGTGTGGGCGTTCGCGGCGACGAAGGCGAGCAGTGTCGTCTCGCACGTCATCTACGGCCTGCATCGTCAGGTGCGCGAGGCGCTGACGCTCGGGCAGTACACGCTCGAGGAGAAGATCGGCGAGGGCGGGATGGGCGTCGTCTATCGCGCTCGCCACGCGCTGATGCGCCGCCCGACGGCGATCAAGCTGCTGCGCGCGGAGCGCGGGCCTCAGGCGATCGCGCGCTTCGAGCGCGAGGTGCAGATGACGAGCCGTCTGACACACCCCAACACGATCGCGATCTACGACTACGGTCACACGCCCGACGGCATCTTCTACTACGTGATGGAGCACCTCGACGGCTTCGACCTCGAGCACGTCGTGCGCGCCGAGGGCCCGATGCACCCGGGGCGCGTCGTGCACGTGCTGCGTCAGGCCGCGGAGGCGCTCGGCGAAGCGCACGCGCTCGGCCTGATCCATCGCGACGTGAAGCCGGGCAACCTCTTGATCTGCGAGCGCGGCGGGCGGCCCGACTTCGTGAAGGTGCTCGACTTCGGTCTCGTGCGCGAGATCGACGGCGGTGCGCCCGCGTTCAGCCAGACCGAGGCGCTGCAGGGAACGCCGCTCTACATGTCACCCGAGCAGATCCGCGAGCCCCACGCGATCGACGGGCGCAGCGACGTCTACTCGCTCGGTGCGGTCGCGTACTTCCTGCTCACGGGAGAGCCGGTGTTCGAGGGCAAGAACGTGGTCGAGGTCTGCGGCCACCATCTGCACTCGCGCCCGGTGCGTCCATCGGTGCGCGTCGGTCGCCCGCTGCCCGAGAAGCTCGAGGCGCTGGTGATGCGCTGCCTCGAGAAGGATCCCGCGGCGCGCCCCGCGAGCGCCGCCGCGCTCATCGAGATGCTCGAGGCGTGCGAGGTGCCGGAGTGGACCGGTGCCGACGCGCGCCAGTGGTGGCGCGAGCGCGCGCCCGAGCTCCGTCGCTCCTCGAGCGAGCGTCACAGCGTGCGTCCCGTGACGCTCGCGGTGGATCTCGACAAGCGCGACGCAGCCTGA
- a CDS encoding YgiQ family radical SAM protein, translated as MGDFVQLRRNRNASGLARDLRSFLPTTREEMEARGWDQLDVLIVNGDAYVDHPAFGGALIGRFLEARGYRVGMIAQPRWDSPDDVLRMGAPRLFVGITAGNLDSMLNKLTAQKKVRSEDQYSPGGRTGARPNRATIVYSNLVRQAMPGVPIVIGGIEASLRRIAHYDYWSDKVRRSILLDAKADLLIFGMGERPVWEVADRLRDGKRIEEIRDVRGTAYVLGKGEWEELPKSRYTRDGKVLFLPGYEDVEGTGDESKRAFAEMSRAFQHETNPGNGRRMVQPHGVQAVYYNPPAEPLDTALMDELYDLPFARRAHWSYEEPIPAFETVKHSIVTMRGCFGGCTFCSITEHEGRVIQWRSSDSILREVRALRRMDGFRGVISDVGGPTANMYAMKCKDEAIERSCRRLSCVHPGVCENLVTDHAPLVDLLRKVRKEKGIKKVFVASGVRYDLAERSPEFVEELARHHTGGQLSVAPEHVDEDVLDKMKKPGAESYEKFADMFACASESAGKDQHLVPYYISGHPGSTLQSMIALATYLKKRGIRPRQVQDFIPTPMSMATAMYWTGLDPFTREPVYTAKDLRDKRKQKALLLYWDPQHHDLAREALIEAGRRDLIGADARALVPPAHGKGSLSIHAKKRAAGGPRPQGRVGRRGGGVPRPGAPR; from the coding sequence ATGGGCGACTTCGTCCAGCTCCGCCGGAACCGCAACGCCTCCGGGCTCGCGCGTGATCTCCGCTCGTTCCTGCCGACCACGCGCGAGGAGATGGAGGCGCGCGGCTGGGACCAGCTCGACGTGCTCATCGTCAACGGCGACGCGTACGTCGATCACCCGGCGTTCGGCGGCGCGCTGATCGGACGGTTCCTCGAGGCGCGCGGCTACCGCGTCGGGATGATCGCGCAGCCGCGATGGGACTCTCCCGACGACGTGCTGCGCATGGGCGCGCCGCGGCTGTTCGTCGGGATCACGGCGGGCAACCTCGACTCGATGCTGAACAAGCTGACCGCGCAGAAGAAGGTGCGGTCGGAGGATCAGTACTCGCCGGGCGGGCGCACCGGCGCGCGCCCGAACCGCGCGACGATCGTCTATTCGAACCTCGTGCGTCAGGCGATGCCGGGCGTGCCGATCGTGATCGGCGGCATCGAGGCGTCGCTGCGGCGGATCGCGCACTACGACTACTGGAGCGACAAGGTCCGCCGCTCGATCCTGCTCGACGCGAAGGCGGACCTGCTGATCTTCGGCATGGGCGAGCGGCCCGTGTGGGAGGTCGCGGATCGACTGCGCGACGGCAAGCGCATCGAGGAGATCCGGGACGTGCGCGGGACCGCGTACGTGCTCGGCAAGGGCGAATGGGAAGAGCTGCCGAAGAGCCGCTACACGCGCGACGGCAAGGTGCTCTTCCTGCCGGGCTACGAGGACGTCGAGGGCACGGGCGACGAGAGCAAGCGCGCGTTCGCGGAGATGTCGCGCGCGTTCCAGCACGAGACGAACCCCGGCAACGGGCGCCGCATGGTGCAGCCGCACGGCGTGCAGGCGGTCTACTACAACCCGCCCGCCGAGCCGCTCGACACGGCGCTGATGGACGAGCTCTACGACCTTCCGTTCGCGCGGCGCGCGCACTGGTCGTACGAGGAGCCGATCCCCGCGTTCGAGACCGTGAAGCACTCGATCGTGACGATGCGAGGCTGCTTCGGGGGCTGCACGTTCTGCTCGATCACCGAGCACGAGGGGCGCGTCATCCAGTGGCGCTCGAGCGACTCGATCCTCCGCGAGGTGCGCGCGCTGCGCCGCATGGACGGGTTCCGCGGCGTGATCAGCGACGTGGGCGGGCCCACCGCGAACATGTACGCGATGAAGTGCAAGGACGAGGCGATCGAGCGCTCGTGCCGTCGCCTGTCGTGCGTGCATCCGGGCGTCTGCGAGAACCTGGTCACGGATCACGCGCCGCTCGTCGATCTCCTGCGCAAGGTGCGCAAGGAGAAGGGCATCAAGAAGGTCTTCGTCGCGAGCGGCGTGCGCTACGACCTCGCGGAGCGCAGCCCCGAGTTCGTCGAGGAGCTGGCGCGTCATCACACCGGCGGGCAGCTCAGCGTCGCGCCCGAGCACGTCGACGAGGACGTGCTCGACAAGATGAAGAAGCCGGGCGCCGAGTCCTACGAGAAGTTCGCCGACATGTTCGCGTGCGCGAGCGAGAGCGCGGGCAAGGACCAGCACCTCGTCCCCTACTACATCAGCGGTCATCCGGGCTCGACGCTGCAGTCGATGATCGCGCTCGCGACGTACCTGAAGAAGCGCGGCATCCGCCCGCGCCAGGTGCAGGACTTCATCCCGACGCCGATGTCGATGGCGACGGCGATGTACTGGACGGGCCTCGACCCGTTCACGCGCGAGCCCGTGTACACGGCGAAGGATCTGCGCGACAAGCGCAAGCAGAAGGCGCTCTTGCTGTACTGGGATCCCCAGCACCACGACCTCGCGCGCGAGGCGCTGATCGAAGCGGGACGGCGCGACCTGATCGGCGCCGACGCGCGCGCGCTGGTGCCCCCGGCGCACGGCAAGGGATCGCTGTCGATCCATGCGAAGAAGCGCGCGGCCGGCGGGCCGCGGCCGCAGGGCAGGGTGGGGCGCCGCGGCGGCGGTGTGCCGCGCCCCGGCGCGCCGCGCTGA
- a CDS encoding winged helix-turn-helix transcriptional regulator — protein MKTVAQRGAPRPGRPVRGSKTGRPIMALFDLLGRRWALRVVWELREGPLHFRALREACGGVSPTSLAARIAELREAGVVAGEGEGESAGYSLTEEGRALLDALGPLAEWADGWSKRTAKRG, from the coding sequence ATGAAAACCGTAGCGCAACGCGGAGCACCTCGTCCGGGCCGCCCGGTGCGCGGATCGAAGACGGGACGCCCGATCATGGCGCTCTTCGATCTGCTCGGGCGTCGCTGGGCGCTGCGCGTCGTGTGGGAGCTGCGCGAAGGCCCGCTCCACTTCCGCGCGCTGCGCGAGGCGTGCGGCGGCGTGTCGCCGACGTCGCTCGCGGCGCGCATCGCCGAGCTGCGCGAGGCCGGTGTGGTCGCGGGCGAAGGCGAAGGCGAGAGCGCGGGGTACTCGCTGACGGAGGAAGGACGCGCGCTGCTCGACGCGCTCGGCCCGCTCGCGGAGTGGGCCGACGGCTGGAGCAAGCGCACCGCGAAGCGCGGATGA
- a CDS encoding methyltransferase translates to MDAREEALVALGGALRAAGYRFETVTPATHARVVARPSMRDARDLRGALGWSLPFAPDVVPEAILAHLRDADALETLDDGRLRARVRVSTLGEHVFVHSAYPTRDRDAVFFGPDTHRFARLLTRVRRPVERALDLGCGTGAGGIVLAGAAREVVLSDVSERALSHARVNVAIAGITHASIVRADLFDGVAGRFDVIAANPPYLVDDAHRTYRDGGDALGTALAARIVREAIPRLTRGGRLVLYTGVPIVDGRDVLCDAVVPALRAAGAHVERDEIDPDVFGEELERDVYESVERIAAIALIATMP, encoded by the coding sequence GTGGACGCACGCGAGGAGGCGCTCGTCGCGCTCGGAGGCGCGCTGCGCGCGGCGGGATATCGCTTCGAGACCGTGACGCCCGCGACCCACGCGCGCGTGGTCGCGCGCCCTTCGATGCGCGATGCGCGCGACCTCCGCGGCGCGCTCGGATGGAGCCTGCCCTTCGCGCCCGACGTGGTGCCCGAGGCGATCCTCGCGCACCTGCGCGACGCGGACGCGCTCGAGACGCTCGACGACGGACGGCTGCGCGCGCGGGTGCGCGTCTCCACGCTCGGCGAGCACGTCTTCGTGCACTCCGCGTATCCCACGCGCGATCGCGACGCGGTGTTCTTCGGGCCCGACACCCACCGCTTCGCGCGACTGCTCACGCGCGTGCGAAGACCCGTCGAGCGCGCGCTCGACCTCGGCTGCGGCACGGGCGCGGGCGGCATCGTGCTCGCGGGCGCGGCGCGCGAGGTGGTGCTCTCGGACGTCAGCGAACGAGCGCTGTCGCACGCGCGGGTGAACGTCGCGATCGCGGGCATCACGCACGCGTCGATCGTCCGCGCCGATCTGTTCGACGGCGTCGCCGGGCGCTTCGACGTGATCGCGGCGAACCCGCCGTACCTCGTCGACGACGCGCACCGCACGTATCGCGACGGAGGCGATGCGCTCGGCACCGCGCTCGCCGCGCGCATCGTGCGCGAGGCGATCCCGCGGCTGACGCGCGGCGGACGCCTCGTGCTCTACACCGGCGTGCCGATCGTCGACGGACGCGACGTGCTGTGCGACGCGGTGGTGCCCGCGCTGCGGGCGGCGGGCGCGCACGTCGAGCGCGACGAGATCGATCCCGACGTGTTCGGCGAGGAGCTCGAGCGCGACGTGTACGAATCCGTCGAGCGCATCGCCGCGATCGCGCTGATCGCCACGATGCCGTGA
- the cls gene encoding cardiolipin synthase has protein sequence MSWFWTVFTILEIVWVAGLSAWIVLERRPPVATIAWILTLAWLPAVGVVVYYFLGPRRLTRRKLKRAQAQKLVDAAIAAIEDEADDKSRGELAKLAVSAGEAAPLRAERIDLYTEGRDCLAAQLEAIAAAKHHVHVSYYIWYPDHVGTRFRDALVAKAKQGVEVRLLLDWIGAYSTTSRFLAPLVEAGGKIAWFNPVSLTRLRPRYTNFRTHRKIVVCDGLVGFTGGMNISDEQTAEWHGDRAWRDTHVRIEGSAVRALQRVFIEDWSYACGETPNGPEYLKRATARGEELVQIVASGPDADVYAIHKLIFASIASAHERVLITTPYFVPDEPIVSAMVTAAMRGIDVKVIVPAAGDSMLVDLAARSYFPELLAAGVRIYEYLPRFVHAKTIVIDRDLAIVGSANMDNRSFRLNFEVCAAVYGGQFAQRLAAVFEDDLAECREVKARQLDREPLVQRLGEATARLFSPML, from the coding sequence TTGAGCTGGTTCTGGACGGTCTTCACGATCCTCGAGATCGTCTGGGTCGCGGGGCTCTCGGCGTGGATCGTCCTCGAGCGCCGTCCGCCGGTCGCCACCATCGCGTGGATCCTCACGCTCGCGTGGCTGCCGGCGGTCGGCGTGGTCGTCTACTACTTCCTCGGCCCGCGCCGGCTGACGCGACGCAAGCTCAAGCGCGCGCAGGCACAGAAGCTCGTCGACGCGGCGATCGCCGCGATCGAAGACGAGGCCGACGACAAGAGCCGCGGTGAGCTCGCGAAGCTCGCGGTGAGCGCAGGCGAGGCCGCGCCGCTCCGTGCCGAGCGCATCGACCTCTACACCGAAGGGCGCGACTGCCTCGCCGCGCAGCTCGAGGCGATCGCCGCCGCGAAGCACCACGTCCACGTCAGCTACTACATCTGGTACCCGGATCACGTCGGGACGCGGTTCCGCGACGCGCTCGTCGCGAAGGCGAAGCAGGGCGTCGAGGTGCGCCTCCTGCTCGACTGGATCGGCGCGTACTCGACCACGTCGCGCTTCCTCGCGCCGCTGGTCGAAGCGGGCGGGAAGATCGCGTGGTTCAACCCGGTGTCGCTGACGCGCCTGCGCCCGCGCTACACGAACTTCCGCACGCACCGGAAGATCGTCGTGTGCGACGGACTCGTCGGGTTCACCGGCGGGATGAACATCAGCGACGAGCAGACCGCGGAGTGGCACGGTGATCGCGCGTGGCGCGACACGCACGTGCGCATCGAGGGCTCGGCGGTGCGCGCGCTGCAGCGCGTGTTCATCGAGGACTGGAGCTACGCGTGCGGCGAGACGCCGAACGGGCCCGAGTACCTCAAGCGCGCGACGGCGCGCGGCGAGGAGCTCGTGCAGATCGTCGCGTCGGGTCCCGACGCCGACGTCTACGCGATCCACAAGCTCATCTTCGCGTCGATCGCGTCGGCGCACGAGCGCGTGCTGATCACGACGCCGTACTTCGTGCCCGACGAGCCGATCGTGAGCGCGATGGTGACCGCGGCGATGCGCGGCATCGACGTGAAGGTGATCGTGCCGGCCGCGGGCGACTCGATGCTCGTCGACCTCGCGGCGCGCTCGTACTTCCCCGAGCTGCTCGCGGCGGGCGTGCGCATCTACGAGTACCTGCCGCGCTTCGTGCACGCGAAGACGATCGTGATCGATCGCGACCTCGCGATCGTCGGCAGCGCGAACATGGACAACCGCAGCTTCCGGTTGAACTTCGAGGTCTGCGCGGCGGTGTACGGCGGACAGTTCGCGCAGCGTCTCGCCGCGGTGTTCGAGGACGATCTCGCGGAGTGCCGCGAGGTGAAGGCGCGCCAGCTCGATCGCGAGCCGCTCGTGCAGCGGCTCGGCGAGGCGACGGCGCGTCTCTTCTCTCCGATGCTGTGA
- the trmFO gene encoding methylenetetrahydrofolate--tRNA-(uracil(54)-C(5))-methyltransferase (FADH(2)-oxidizing) TrmFO: MPGTVTIVGGGLAGCECAWQLAERGVDVVLIEQKPLARTPAQTGDGLAELVCSNSFRGAALANAVGLLKEEMRRAGSLVMASGALAQVPAGGAFAVDREVFSREMTKRVHAHPRIRVEHAIVDRIPDARPLVLATGPLTGESLAADLARVIGGEHLAYYDAIAPIVSADSIDESKTFRASRYDKGGDDAYLNCPLTKDEYERFVQAVIDAEKVAPRAFEEPKYFEGCLPLEVMAERGMRTLAFGPMKPVGLTDPRTGRWPYAVVQLRAEDVDFSAYNLVGFQTRMKHADQKRVFSMIPGLENVEILRYGSVHRNTFVDSPRVLDDSLALRALPGVHLAGQISGVEGYVESAACGLVLGVLLAGGALPPETTALGSLYRHLRRAPEGKQSFQPSNVVFSMFPSLGDAAVITTPTGKFKKLGKRERGEALATRALADLEGWLDAVGARDVHARIAPREHVVIEASAGE, translated from the coding sequence ATGCCCGGAACGGTGACCATCGTCGGCGGCGGCCTCGCAGGATGCGAGTGCGCGTGGCAGCTCGCCGAGCGCGGCGTCGACGTCGTGCTGATCGAGCAGAAGCCCCTCGCGCGCACGCCCGCGCAGACCGGCGATGGCCTCGCCGAGCTCGTGTGCTCGAACTCGTTCCGCGGGGCCGCGCTCGCCAACGCGGTCGGCCTGCTCAAGGAAGAGATGCGCCGCGCGGGCTCGCTCGTGATGGCGTCGGGCGCGCTCGCGCAGGTGCCCGCGGGCGGTGCGTTCGCCGTCGACCGCGAGGTCTTCTCGCGCGAGATGACGAAGCGCGTCCACGCGCACCCGCGCATCCGGGTCGAGCACGCGATCGTCGATCGCATCCCCGATGCGCGCCCGCTCGTGCTCGCGACCGGGCCGCTCACCGGCGAGAGCCTCGCGGCGGATCTCGCGCGCGTGATCGGCGGCGAGCACCTCGCTTATTACGACGCGATCGCGCCCATCGTCTCGGCCGACTCGATCGACGAGAGCAAGACGTTCCGCGCGAGCCGCTACGACAAGGGCGGCGACGACGCGTACCTCAACTGCCCGCTGACGAAGGACGAGTACGAGCGCTTCGTGCAGGCCGTGATCGACGCGGAGAAGGTCGCGCCGCGCGCGTTCGAGGAGCCGAAGTACTTCGAGGGATGCCTGCCGCTCGAGGTCATGGCCGAGCGCGGCATGCGCACGCTCGCGTTCGGCCCGATGAAGCCGGTCGGGCTCACCGATCCGCGCACCGGGCGCTGGCCCTACGCAGTCGTGCAGCTGCGCGCCGAGGACGTCGACTTCAGCGCGTACAACCTCGTCGGGTTCCAGACGCGCATGAAGCACGCGGATCAGAAGCGTGTCTTCTCGATGATCCCCGGCCTCGAGAACGTCGAGATCCTCCGCTACGGCAGCGTGCACCGGAACACGTTCGTCGACTCCCCGCGCGTGCTCGACGACTCGCTCGCGCTGCGCGCGCTGCCGGGCGTGCACCTCGCGGGACAGATCAGCGGCGTCGAGGGCTACGTCGAGAGCGCGGCCTGCGGCCTCGTGCTCGGCGTGCTGCTCGCCGGCGGTGCGCTTCCGCCGGAGACGACCGCGCTCGGCTCGCTCTATCGACATCTTCGTCGCGCGCCCGAGGGCAAGCAGTCGTTCCAGCCCTCGAACGTCGTGTTCTCGATGTTCCCGTCGCTCGGCGACGCGGCCGTGATCACGACGCCGACGGGCAAGTTCAAGAAGCTCGGCAAGCGCGAGCGCGGCGAGGCGCTCGCAACCCGCGCCCTCGCGGATCTCGAGGGCTGGCTCGACGCCGTCGGCGCCCGCGACGTCCACGCGCGCATCGCACCTCGCGAGCACGTCGTGATCGAAGCGAGCGCCGGAGAATGA
- a CDS encoding alpha/beta fold hydrolase → MTIAYGYLHGFASSARSKKGVHLHTALGDRIDLQLAELNRPSFAKLSIDAMLAELDAMHEAHGRPRWRLVGSSLGGWLTARWAELHPERVDRVILLCPAFDIETRWPQLMKPGEFETWRARGELEVADATGALVPLHFAFYEGAKAHTAYPRVSCPVTIIHGTRDDRVPIESSRRWLASHPHARLIEVDDGHDLVESLPIIERAMIDDFAL, encoded by the coding sequence ATGACGATCGCGTACGGATACCTCCACGGCTTCGCGTCGAGCGCGCGCTCGAAGAAGGGCGTGCACCTCCACACCGCGCTCGGTGATCGCATCGATCTGCAGCTCGCGGAGCTCAACCGTCCTTCGTTCGCGAAGCTCTCGATCGACGCGATGCTCGCGGAGCTCGACGCGATGCACGAGGCGCACGGACGCCCGCGGTGGCGCCTCGTGGGCTCGAGCCTCGGCGGATGGCTCACCGCGCGCTGGGCCGAGCTGCATCCCGAGCGCGTCGATCGCGTGATCCTGCTGTGTCCCGCGTTCGACATCGAGACGCGCTGGCCGCAGCTGATGAAGCCGGGCGAGTTCGAGACGTGGCGCGCGCGCGGCGAGCTCGAGGTCGCCGATGCGACGGGCGCGCTCGTGCCGCTGCACTTCGCGTTCTACGAGGGCGCGAAGGCGCACACCGCGTATCCGCGCGTGTCGTGCCCGGTCACGATCATCCACGGCACGCGCGACGATCGCGTCCCGATCGAGAGCTCGCGGCGCTGGCTCGCGTCGCACCCGCACGCGCGTCTGATCGAGGTCGACGACGGGCACGACCTCGTCGAGAGCCTGCCGATCATCGAGCGCGCGATGATCGACGACTTCGCGCTCTAG
- a CDS encoding NUDIX hydrolase, with translation MDDVRFCLRCGTALEEVMLEGRTRKRCPAPGCGFVHYGNPLPVVAAIVEHVEDEDETESRIVLVRQKAWPEGWFGLVTGFLERGETPEEAVLRELDEELGLRGEIASLVGVYAFVQRNEVIATWHVRARGPITLGEELEAYKRVPIAKLRPWPFGTGLAVKDWLAKRG, from the coding sequence ATGGACGACGTCCGCTTCTGTCTCCGCTGCGGCACCGCGCTCGAGGAGGTCATGCTCGAGGGCCGCACGCGCAAGCGCTGTCCTGCGCCCGGGTGCGGCTTCGTGCACTACGGCAACCCGCTGCCGGTCGTCGCCGCGATCGTCGAGCACGTGGAAGACGAGGACGAGACCGAGAGCCGCATCGTGCTGGTGCGCCAGAAGGCGTGGCCCGAAGGATGGTTCGGGCTCGTCACCGGCTTCCTCGAGCGCGGCGAGACCCCCGAGGAAGCGGTGCTGCGCGAGCTCGACGAGGAGCTCGGCCTGCGCGGTGAGATCGCCTCGCTCGTCGGCGTCTACGCATTCGTGCAGCGCAACGAGGTGATCGCGACGTGGCACGTGCGCGCGCGCGGACCGATCACGCTCGGCGAGGAGCTCGAGGCGTACAAGCGCGTCCCGATCGCGAAGCTGCGCCCGTGGCCTTTCGGCACCGGTCTCGCGGTGAAGGACTGGCTCGCGAAGCGCGGCTGA
- a CDS encoding FKBP-type peptidyl-prolyl cis-trans isomerase, whose amino-acid sequence MLQKTDLVVGTGAEATSGKRVTVHYVGTLTNGQKFDSSRDRDEPFDFVLGRGQVIKGWDEGVAGMREGGKRKLVIPPEMGYGKRGFPPVIPPDSTLVFEVELLSVD is encoded by the coding sequence ATGCTGCAGAAGACGGATCTCGTGGTGGGCACCGGCGCCGAAGCGACGTCGGGCAAGCGCGTCACCGTGCACTACGTCGGCACACTGACGAACGGCCAGAAGTTCGACAGCTCGCGCGATCGCGACGAGCCCTTCGACTTCGTGCTGGGGCGCGGACAAGTCATCAAGGGCTGGGACGAGGGCGTCGCGGGGATGCGCGAAGGTGGCAAGCGCAAGCTCGTGATCCCGCCCGAGATGGGATACGGCAAGCGCGGCTTCCCGCCGGTGATCCCGCCCGACTCGACGCTCGTCTTCGAGGTCGAGCTGCTCAGCGTGGATTGA